The Flavobacterium praedii genome window below encodes:
- a CDS encoding TssN family type VI secretion system protein: MIKNHLRDLIDIRLIIIIVILIAITVVLTMIFSDKVKEFDKNYKRKFYIYALSFMFIYALVAFLGFNKLFSKLSDEFLFYQISTLLFGGMHVFFYRWYFDEFHLKTLPSELLFSLVIVLYSSIPFILIYTALSGLEFTLLMCSQFIAFFIPTWVNGLFEQMILIPPKIYVTWKFPEEKNAYEDLHDAEIRDLLLITLLIKKNENDKEYTSIRAKGPVRMDFGRLFYHTAHDYNKHFSNQPIQLNFDGKPCHWVFFLQPKWNEKAKYVDARYTLGMNGITENSVIICERKEKQIVNKKEDKTIGFIHENQDN; encoded by the coding sequence ATGATCAAAAACCATTTAAGGGATCTTATCGACATAAGACTTATTATAATTATAGTAATATTAATAGCAATTACTGTCGTATTGACTATGATTTTTAGTGACAAAGTCAAAGAATTTGATAAAAATTACAAAAGAAAATTTTACATCTATGCTTTGTCATTTATGTTCATTTATGCTTTAGTAGCATTTTTGGGTTTCAACAAACTTTTCTCTAAGCTGTCCGACGAGTTTTTGTTCTATCAAATCTCAACCCTACTGTTTGGTGGGATGCATGTATTTTTTTACCGTTGGTATTTTGATGAATTCCATTTAAAGACACTCCCCTCAGAATTGCTTTTTTCGTTAGTGATTGTATTGTACTCCAGCATACCCTTTATATTAATCTACACTGCTCTAAGTGGATTGGAATTTACGCTGTTAATGTGTTCCCAATTTATTGCCTTTTTCATACCAACATGGGTCAACGGACTATTCGAGCAAATGATCCTAATTCCGCCAAAAATATATGTGACTTGGAAATTTCCAGAAGAAAAAAATGCTTACGAAGATTTGCACGATGCAGAAATTAGAGATCTTTTATTGATTACGTTATTAATTAAAAAAAATGAAAATGATAAAGAATACACATCAATAAGAGCAAAAGGACCGGTACGAATGGACTTTGGCCGTTTGTTTTACCATACAGCACACGATTATAACAAACACTTTTCGAACCAGCCAATACAACTCAATTTTGATGGAAAACCTTGCCATTGGGTCTTTTTCTTGCAACCCAAATGGAATGAAAAAGCAAAATATGTCGATGCAAGATATACTTTGGGAATGAACGGAATCACAGAGAATTCGGTTATTATTTGTGAACGAAAAGAAAAACAAATTGTAAACAAAAAAGAGGACAAAACAATAGGTTTCATTCATGAAAACCAAGACAACTAA
- a CDS encoding PKD domain-containing protein, producing the protein MKKGYFDVKFDLKIVLFFVLFLLLSILYFLVQFFNRVDCDTAKFYVLSEHFQSEESVEFYDKTENANTWLWDFGDGSEFDTRQHTFHIYKQSGKYIVSLTLNGVCIHTKEVTISDNHSVNKSEMPTIFASKIITVGQPTYFRGIKDGGRTWEWSFGENNGIDDTTQNPVYIFTKAGEKIITLVANGNFNSVARIAVYVHPKEIKKINPLDVASYEYEKEPEKFTLPKGKVQKDPLEDMLQYIPVASRTEAKKDSTKTDKKAPKISEDQFEILLLKVAEGSKVKDDFEEFLCGNYEMPVVKNGEDLLTFEQFCDNIKGKKIRIDAIRLNKDKTTNCVKGLNISYKVKSLLIWSKD; encoded by the coding sequence ATGAAAAAAGGTTATTTTGATGTTAAGTTTGATCTAAAGATTGTGCTATTTTTTGTGCTTTTTTTATTACTTTCAATTTTGTATTTTTTAGTACAATTTTTTAATCGGGTAGACTGTGATACTGCCAAATTTTATGTCTTATCGGAGCACTTTCAAAGTGAAGAATCTGTAGAATTTTATGACAAAACAGAGAACGCAAATACTTGGCTTTGGGACTTTGGAGATGGTTCGGAATTTGATACCAGACAACATACTTTTCACATCTACAAACAGTCAGGAAAATACATTGTTTCACTTACTTTAAATGGAGTTTGTATCCATACCAAAGAGGTCACCATAAGTGATAATCATAGCGTAAATAAAAGTGAAATGCCTACTATTTTTGCCTCCAAAATTATTACTGTGGGTCAGCCCACTTATTTTAGAGGGATAAAAGACGGTGGAAGAACTTGGGAGTGGTCTTTTGGCGAAAATAATGGGATTGATGATACGACTCAAAATCCTGTTTACATATTTACAAAAGCAGGAGAAAAAATTATCACTTTGGTTGCAAATGGTAATTTTAATAGTGTGGCCAGAATTGCTGTTTATGTTCATCCAAAAGAAATTAAAAAAATTAATCCATTAGATGTCGCTTCTTATGAATATGAAAAAGAACCCGAAAAGTTTACTTTGCCAAAAGGGAAAGTACAAAAAGACCCACTAGAAGATATGTTGCAATACATTCCTGTTGCATCCCGTACGGAAGCCAAAAAGGACTCAACAAAGACAGACAAAAAAGCACCAAAAATATCCGAAGATCAATTTGAAATCCTATTGTTAAAAGTGGCTGAGGGTAGTAAAGTAAAAGATGATTTTGAAGAATTTTTATGTGGAAATTACGAAATGCCAGTTGTTAAAAATGGTGAAGATCTTTTGACTTTTGAACAATTCTGTGATAATATTAAAGGAAAAAAGATTCGAATTGACGCCATTCGGTTGAATAAGGATAAAACGACCAATTGTGTCAAAGGGTTGAATATTAGTTACAAAGTTAAATCACTGCTTATTTGGTCCAAAGATTAA
- a CDS encoding type VI secretion system baseplate subunit TssG — protein sequence MELSKIVNQIEEIAHDIRAEIIVNELIQSNALTENNIIIANEGQFSRAYRHDILSANIIDDNFDSREYLKLQLSRDSIYDTLPEGFMHSPSDNGTEKSVNQMIREHKHQKKKEAESRNFFSPFENEIFHYRTKIENTERDFLYKLNGSKPLEFFYEFWGLSKDFPAVLVSKLIQLLPYAYKIVGDIDLCCRCLSSIIEEPIRFKTSGSKEYSDNKEEITLGDNRLGIDLICGNSYMDYSYNVTIEIGPITKNPFVKFINDGEIKKFIDCFYEHFFPMEVELKTLLIMNQDIEQFNFNTEPVLGYSTRI from the coding sequence ATGGAACTAAGTAAAATCGTCAATCAAATAGAAGAAATCGCTCATGATATTCGGGCTGAGATCATTGTTAATGAACTTATTCAGAGCAATGCACTAACCGAGAACAATATTATCATTGCAAATGAAGGCCAGTTTTCCAGAGCATATCGCCATGACATACTGAGCGCAAACATCATAGACGATAATTTTGACAGTCGAGAATACCTCAAATTACAACTCTCCAGAGATAGTATTTACGACACTTTACCCGAAGGATTCATGCACAGCCCTAGTGACAATGGCACCGAGAAATCAGTAAACCAAATGATTCGGGAACACAAACATCAGAAAAAAAAGGAGGCCGAATCGCGTAATTTCTTTTCCCCGTTTGAAAACGAAATATTTCACTATAGAACAAAAATAGAAAATACAGAACGTGATTTTCTTTATAAACTGAATGGTAGTAAACCATTAGAGTTTTTCTACGAATTCTGGGGATTATCCAAAGATTTTCCAGCTGTACTGGTTTCCAAATTGATTCAGTTATTGCCTTATGCTTATAAAATTGTCGGTGATATTGACCTCTGTTGTCGTTGTTTGTCAAGTATTATAGAAGAGCCTATCCGTTTCAAAACTTCGGGATCAAAAGAATACAGCGACAATAAAGAAGAAATTACACTTGGCGATAATCGATTGGGGATTGATTTGATATGTGGCAACAGCTATATGGATTATTCGTATAATGTTACAATCGAAATAGGGCCCATTACTAAAAATCCATTTGTGAAATTTATAAATGATGGAGAAATAAAAAAATTTATCGACTGTTTCTATGAGCATTTCTTTCCAATGGAAGTTGAACTCAAGACACTTTTGATAATGAATCAAGACATAGAACAATTTAATTTTAATACTGAGCCTGTATTAGGCTACTCAACAAGAATATAA
- a CDS encoding type VI secretion system Vgr family protein — protein MITYAEQVHLDISGFAPTVIYYDLKLEQKMADHHHFSFVWQYTNTAIIEPSAQAKAIRDYLGRDVIFTFKSLTGVQLMAKGVINSLESIDLHGSPAGLHVTGISHSIFLDDMKRSRTFIEQDLETIVKNILAEGPGDFYNREAIIPTYDPNLAYMPQYNETNFDFLKRLAQRYGQWFYHDGMRMQFGQLKPSKVKLTNGASLHHFKIQTLLHSHKESLGGYDYNSASNIKNAAAKTTTGSGDGFATAVGYRQGAVRQPDLEVGAYTAQAPDSSALAEMVKLQTNGKDANSIFYSGVSYLPLGIGQKFTIVNNTVEHNLVVIEATHHSEVQGNYTCAFKAIPSDVGAPHYTDVHAYAKAESQPAKVIDNNDPDGLGRVKVEFYWAGGNRKSDWMRLIQPHAGAGKGFYFIPEIDEEVLVGFEGGSAERPYIMGTNYNGSESSGYNTSGNDQKVIHTRSGTKMIFNDAEGSVFIEDPSGNTWKMDGQGNIDVTAPKNFTVNAGENVSITAGKNVTVSAGENISSSAGNDIIDTSGANINQIATADYMLMAKNITKIASDNYSADAKDITRNASGKIEAISVKEHVQNSKGKIQNLSGEKSLNA, from the coding sequence GTGTGGCAATACACCAATACCGCCATTATAGAACCCAGCGCTCAAGCCAAAGCCATACGAGATTACTTAGGACGTGATGTAATCTTTACTTTCAAAAGCCTTACTGGAGTACAATTGATGGCCAAAGGAGTAATCAATTCACTCGAATCTATTGATTTACATGGAAGTCCCGCAGGTTTGCATGTAACGGGAATAAGCCATAGCATTTTTCTAGACGACATGAAAAGGTCAAGGACCTTTATAGAACAAGATTTAGAAACCATTGTAAAAAATATTCTAGCCGAAGGTCCGGGTGATTTTTACAATCGTGAAGCCATCATCCCAACCTACGACCCCAACCTTGCCTATATGCCACAATACAACGAAACCAACTTTGATTTCTTGAAAAGGCTAGCACAACGTTACGGACAATGGTTTTATCACGATGGAATGCGCATGCAATTTGGACAGTTAAAACCCAGCAAAGTAAAACTCACCAACGGTGCCTCTTTGCATCATTTCAAGATACAAACCCTATTGCATTCTCACAAAGAATCGCTGGGTGGTTATGATTACAACAGCGCCTCAAACATCAAAAATGCGGCTGCCAAAACCACTACCGGAAGCGGAGACGGATTTGCAACGGCTGTTGGATACAGACAAGGAGCCGTAAGACAACCCGACTTGGAAGTAGGTGCCTATACTGCACAAGCACCCGATTCTAGTGCACTTGCCGAAATGGTCAAACTGCAAACCAATGGAAAAGATGCCAACAGTATTTTTTACAGCGGTGTTTCTTATCTTCCGCTTGGAATAGGTCAAAAATTTACGATTGTAAACAACACAGTAGAACATAATTTAGTTGTAATAGAAGCCACGCATCACTCGGAAGTACAAGGGAATTATACTTGTGCTTTCAAAGCCATCCCCTCGGATGTTGGTGCGCCACATTACACAGATGTACACGCTTACGCCAAAGCCGAAAGTCAACCCGCCAAAGTAATCGACAACAACGACCCCGACGGTTTAGGTCGAGTAAAAGTAGAATTTTACTGGGCTGGAGGAAACAGGAAGAGCGACTGGATGCGCCTTATACAACCCCACGCAGGAGCTGGAAAAGGTTTTTATTTCATCCCGGAAATCGACGAGGAAGTCCTAGTAGGTTTTGAAGGAGGAAGTGCCGAAAGACCTTATATAATGGGAACAAACTACAACGGTAGCGAAAGTTCAGGTTACAACACTAGTGGCAATGACCAAAAGGTAATTCACACCCGCTCCGGTACCAAAATGATTTTTAACGATGCCGAGGGAAGTGTTTTTATCGAAGACCCGTCTGGTAATACTTGGAAAATGGATGGTCAGGGAAATATTGACGTGACTGCTCCTAAGAATTTCACAGTAAATGCTGGGGAGAATGTAAGTATAACGGCAGGAAAAAACGTAACTGTAAGTGCTGGGGAGAATATATCCTCAAGTGCTGGAAATGACATAATAGATACATCAGGAGCAAATATAAATCAAATAGCAACTGCAGATTATATGTTGATGGCAAAAAACATAACAAAGATAGCAAGCGATAATTATTCAGCAGATGCTAAAGACATCACGAGAAATGCTTCTGGCAAAATCGAAGCTATTTCGGTAAAAGAACACGTACAAAATAGCAAAGGCAAAATTCAGAATCTATCCGGTGAAAAATCATTAAATGCTTAA
- a CDS encoding DUF3289 family protein: MGVINIYATNFKENVSGSIREDGGQIVNQSEAKVVQNGAKGVDYDKNKERKPPTDIRITKVEGPFDDKGKLIKKINLGTSYIYKATTSRKPKKEEIALLKWSIKFDQGDRLIINGVASLNKLDGDKIIINLKINQEFEKGKVYAFYQKADESVSVELSLKKVKFPILILQGSRRKGKNRENNGTALDMLYKDYSIDAVGYEKLRKQLFDETYNVEKQNSFYNVNSRTDNAKKQSDLKIEKIKSFLDKSTDDLFKIFRNDIKGYSSGEIETVAIEMVDKMEQNTGGEYTNKKLTSAVIGHENSKTFISATKKVIKEYLKENKGNIEKLEIIDDSKGLLYEKLVRDKVDNPKFGDWFSGLGITINDVWAYQIYITDFKVNKNTFQMKLEYIYWDHFGLDYPDIQKFDKDIFYSWFVLQHYKGFKPFITKLDIAEELKGTF; this comes from the coding sequence ATGGGTGTAATAAATATTTATGCTACTAATTTTAAAGAAAATGTATCTGGTAGTATTAGAGAAGATGGCGGTCAAATAGTTAATCAATCAGAAGCAAAAGTTGTCCAAAATGGCGCAAAAGGTGTAGATTATGACAAAAACAAAGAACGTAAACCACCAACAGACATTAGAATTACCAAAGTTGAAGGTCCATTTGATGACAAAGGCAAACTAATTAAAAAAATTAATTTAGGGACTTCCTATATTTACAAAGCAACAACTTCTAGAAAACCAAAAAAAGAAGAGATTGCATTACTAAAATGGTCTATAAAATTTGACCAAGGTGATCGCTTAATTATAAATGGAGTAGCTTCTCTCAACAAATTAGACGGAGATAAGATAATTATTAATCTTAAAATCAATCAGGAATTTGAAAAAGGAAAAGTTTATGCTTTTTACCAAAAAGCAGATGAAAGCGTTAGTGTAGAGCTTAGTTTGAAGAAAGTGAAGTTCCCAATTTTAATTCTTCAAGGATCAAGAAGAAAAGGAAAAAACAGAGAGAATAATGGCACTGCCTTAGATATGCTGTATAAAGATTATTCTATTGATGCTGTAGGATATGAAAAATTACGAAAACAATTATTTGATGAAACATATAATGTTGAGAAACAAAATAGTTTTTATAATGTGAATTCTCGAACTGATAACGCAAAAAAACAATCTGATTTAAAAATTGAAAAAATAAAAAGCTTTTTAGATAAATCTACTGATGATTTATTTAAAATATTTAGAAATGATATTAAAGGCTATTCTAGTGGCGAAATAGAGACAGTCGCTATAGAAATGGTTGATAAGATGGAGCAAAATACGGGAGGTGAATATACAAATAAGAAATTAACTTCCGCAGTAATAGGTCATGAAAATTCCAAGACATTTATCTCGGCAACAAAAAAAGTCATTAAGGAATACTTAAAAGAGAATAAAGGAAATATTGAAAAGTTAGAAATTATTGATGACTCTAAAGGATTATTGTATGAAAAACTAGTAAGAGATAAAGTCGACAATCCAAAATTTGGTGATTGGTTTAGTGGATTAGGAATTACAATTAATGATGTATGGGCATATCAGATCTACATTACAGATTTTAAAGTAAATAAAAATACTTTTCAAATGAAATTAGAATATATTTATTGGGACCATTTTGGTTTAGATTATCCAGATATTCAAAAATTTGACAAAGACATCTTCTATAGTTGGTTTGTATTGCAGCACTATAAAGGGTTTAAGCCTTTTATAACTAAATTGGATATAGCTGAAGAATTAAAAGGCACATTTTAA
- a CDS encoding type VI secretion system baseplate subunit TssF translates to MRQERIKDRVLKRAARAWGFSDIEMETTFDPVVSLLLNALSYELEKVSHELEDSKTRVVERVLEIMFPEVTSGAKPARGILHALPLENNLKVSLKNQMVVGRRMHNIYNPLKPIVKEIFLSPTLEVKLTSCNVKYMAYERNLLEISNLFYKEPVHGYKSVLPAGEIILGIEITSPDVVELEDVMLYIDIKNTHQKEMFQYYLKQLKCYHDDKEIKVQEGYNVPFNDMNIDSIINRNYTHLVEVSREVNEFYFDNFFTLKGKISPKNISDYSSEYKVFEALTNENQNKIVWIKMIFPESLVPQIIDNVSITTNCFPVINKKLHSLTRELSGFLSYMALDTEDNNYLDIDTVVDPSGSHYEIKEFNDGMVDEGNAVLRTGGVSRFDSRTASELLQNVLDLLKDESSSFSDLGQDFMKSALTEINQLLASVEQQAKESSFTRNNAPYLMIRPKHNTEKGKNFTAQYWSTCAEDGNDIKAGTVLESKDDLYFVSKQTTLFTNTVGGVNRQNNKDRILAYRNALLTRGRIVTFADIKAFAHDHFKNILLEVRIEKGTRKEVSIKAGFSRTVDVFIKTNPEEKQHISVTEWDYLCDSFMKYLKQRSSNVFPYRLIIDELGRGE, encoded by the coding sequence ATGAGACAAGAAAGAATAAAAGACAGAGTTTTGAAGAGAGCGGCGAGAGCTTGGGGGTTTTCGGATATTGAGATGGAAACGACTTTTGATCCTGTGGTGAGTTTATTGCTCAATGCCTTGTCTTATGAACTCGAAAAAGTTTCGCATGAATTGGAAGATTCCAAAACTCGTGTGGTGGAGCGTGTCTTGGAAATTATGTTTCCGGAGGTGACTTCAGGAGCCAAGCCGGCTCGTGGAATTCTTCATGCTTTGCCCTTGGAAAACAACCTGAAAGTCTCCCTGAAAAACCAAATGGTAGTGGGGCGCAGGATGCATAATATTTACAATCCGCTGAAACCGATTGTGAAAGAGATTTTTCTTTCGCCAACATTGGAGGTGAAATTGACGTCTTGTAATGTGAAGTATATGGCGTATGAGCGAAATTTGCTGGAAATTTCGAATCTGTTTTACAAAGAACCCGTTCATGGATATAAATCTGTTTTACCAGCTGGTGAAATCATTCTAGGGATTGAAATTACAAGCCCTGATGTTGTGGAACTCGAGGATGTTATGTTGTATATTGATATAAAAAATACGCATCAAAAAGAGATGTTTCAATATTATTTGAAGCAATTGAAATGTTATCATGATGATAAAGAAATAAAGGTGCAAGAGGGATATAATGTCCCTTTTAATGATATGAATATTGATTCCATTATCAATAGAAATTATACTCATTTGGTTGAAGTCTCTCGAGAAGTAAACGAGTTTTATTTTGATAATTTTTTTACTTTAAAAGGGAAAATATCTCCTAAAAATATCTCAGATTATTCGTCAGAATATAAAGTTTTCGAAGCGTTAACTAACGAGAATCAAAACAAAATTGTTTGGATTAAAATGATTTTCCCTGAATCTTTGGTGCCACAAATTATTGACAATGTATCGATAACGACAAATTGTTTTCCGGTAATCAATAAAAAACTGCACTCTTTGACTAGAGAGTTAAGCGGTTTTTTGAGTTATATGGCGCTGGATACTGAGGATAATAATTATTTGGATATTGATACTGTTGTAGATCCATCGGGCAGTCATTACGAAATAAAAGAATTCAATGATGGTATGGTTGATGAAGGAAATGCTGTTTTGAGAACTGGTGGAGTGTCTCGTTTTGATTCAAGAACGGCCTCTGAGTTGTTGCAAAACGTATTAGATTTATTGAAGGATGAGAGTTCTTCGTTTTCGGATCTTGGACAAGATTTTATGAAAAGTGCATTAACTGAGATTAATCAATTACTAGCTTCGGTAGAACAGCAAGCCAAAGAAAGCAGTTTTACCAGAAACAACGCGCCTTATTTGATGATTAGACCCAAGCACAATACGGAGAAAGGTAAAAATTTCACAGCTCAATATTGGTCTACTTGTGCCGAAGATGGTAATGACATCAAAGCAGGAACGGTATTGGAGTCCAAAGACGATTTGTATTTTGTGAGCAAACAAACCACCTTGTTTACCAATACTGTGGGAGGAGTCAATAGACAAAACAATAAAGATCGAATTCTAGCCTACCGTAATGCATTGCTTACGAGAGGCCGAATTGTAACATTTGCCGATATAAAGGCCTTTGCGCACGATCATTTTAAAAACATACTTTTGGAGGTTCGAATTGAAAAAGGTACTCGAAAAGAAGTTTCAATTAAAGCTGGATTTAGTAGAACAGTTGATGTATTCATCAAAACGAATCCAGAAGAAAAGCAACATATTTCTGTAACCGAATGGGATTATCTCTGTGATAGCTTTATGAAGTATTTGAAGCAAAGATCCTCTAATGTATTTCCGTATCGTTTGATTATAGATGAACTTGGAAGGGGAGAATAA
- a CDS encoding C40 family peptidase: MKYKLVLLLLFTILLGCGSENYIAQVPFKYDYSVDLLKKQNKMNEKALENQAVVNDNTENLSDEVLAIKEKYSIVLGVMPKKITDYKLYSYIDKWIDTPYKDKSFSKDGIDCSYFIQSLYSSVYKVTLPKDPAGMFRSKSLQLFTGRDFLEEGDLVFFRYDKDHPISDVGMYLHNDRILACTDKGLAIYNFNDEYFQLRYIASGRIIEEAKKQSNGTK, from the coding sequence ATGAAATATAAATTAGTGCTATTGCTATTATTCACCATTCTACTTGGCTGTGGAAGCGAAAATTACATAGCTCAAGTTCCATTCAAATACGATTATTCTGTTGATTTATTGAAAAAACAGAATAAAATGAATGAAAAGGCACTAGAGAATCAAGCAGTTGTCAATGATAATACCGAAAATTTAAGTGATGAAGTTTTAGCTATAAAAGAAAAATACAGCATTGTACTTGGAGTAATGCCAAAAAAAATAACCGATTACAAATTATATTCTTATATCGACAAATGGATTGACACTCCATACAAAGACAAAAGCTTTTCTAAAGATGGAATTGATTGTTCTTATTTCATTCAATCACTTTACAGTTCTGTTTACAAAGTAACACTCCCAAAAGACCCTGCAGGAATGTTTAGATCAAAATCATTGCAATTGTTTACAGGACGTGATTTTCTTGAAGAAGGAGATCTAGTGTTTTTTAGATACGACAAAGATCATCCTATTTCGGATGTGGGTATGTATTTGCATAACGATAGAATCTTAGCTTGCACAGATAAGGGCTTGGCTATTTACAATTTTAATGACGAATATTTTCAATTACGCTACATCGCATCGGGCAGGATAATTGAAGAAGCAAAGAAACAGTCAAATGGAACTAAGTAA
- a CDS encoding AAA family ATPase, with the protein MEEEKNIFSQQLITAFEIAKKIAKNNSNQVYTASHLLKAMLNRDFSLLKQLESMGKDVYYLDEWAEVRMEDEPKTNHVLDAEPSDVIDAIINEAELVRVMLNEETISLFAVMVALSSPGVGFNFDQMKTYPIARNELLEEQILAPQEVGNSAKQEVKKGFLGKYCIHKNLEKNKKHRIAIGRDTELNTMKEILCRFSKPNVLIIGDRGIGKSTLIDNLVLNVIQNQVPDVLHKVQLFELDLSSLIAGASYKGEIEDRLRNCIQELRQYPKSILIIEDIHTLLDKNGGDSGVSNVLKGELAKGLNIIATSTVEEYSKRIEKEQGLAGMFELLKLEDADNDTLFRMIKESIQVYQEHHKIKIDEETISESIRLSRRYLKEKSLPESAINLIDHTMSVLKTSGETFLKEKESLMNKLQVLKTNEKELTEEQLLKEANWFLQDLTKKTTFLMVVDDHNSEEFEKSKPLFQYIESLLQTLEEKALDKRVHIEAFDLSLVIAQKTGIPVGKLKEEEKTKLNLIEEVLGHRVIGQDHCIATVAGSILESRSGLSKSGQPIASFFFLGPTGTGKTELAKSLAEFLFQDETAIIRFDMSEFKEEHSAALLYGAPPGYVGYEEGGLLVNKIRQKPYSILLFDEIEKAHTSVYDVFLQIMDEGKLHDRLGKEGDFSNAIILFTSNIGADHIVESFNRNEIPTSTSLMEIMGRFFRPEFLGRLTEIVPFAPISKDNALKIFEVHLKKEFMDLLKTINITVDIPMEVKMHLAESGYNAKYGARPIKSIIRSHLRRPLAKKIISGEVQEGDKMTVSIENGEVHWTKEVILVV; encoded by the coding sequence ATGGAAGAAGAAAAAAATATTTTCAGTCAGCAATTAATCACTGCTTTTGAAATTGCTAAGAAAATTGCTAAGAACAATTCGAATCAGGTTTACACTGCTTCCCATTTATTAAAAGCAATGCTGAATAGGGATTTTTCCCTTTTGAAACAGCTTGAAAGTATGGGAAAAGACGTTTATTATCTGGACGAGTGGGCAGAGGTTCGAATGGAAGATGAGCCCAAAACAAATCATGTTTTGGATGCTGAGCCCAGTGATGTTATCGATGCCATTATCAATGAAGCCGAATTGGTTCGAGTGATGCTCAACGAAGAAACTATTTCGCTTTTTGCTGTAATGGTAGCTTTGAGTTCACCTGGCGTAGGGTTCAATTTTGACCAAATGAAAACCTATCCAATTGCAAGGAACGAATTGTTGGAAGAACAAATTCTGGCCCCGCAAGAAGTTGGAAATTCAGCTAAACAAGAGGTGAAAAAAGGATTTTTAGGAAAGTACTGTATTCATAAAAATTTAGAAAAAAACAAAAAGCATAGAATTGCAATTGGACGTGATACGGAGCTGAATACCATGAAAGAAATTTTGTGTCGTTTCTCCAAACCCAATGTGCTAATAATAGGTGATAGAGGTATTGGTAAATCGACTTTGATTGACAATCTAGTTCTAAATGTGATTCAGAATCAAGTGCCAGATGTGTTGCATAAGGTGCAATTATTTGAGTTGGATTTGTCGTCTTTGATTGCTGGTGCATCTTACAAAGGTGAAATCGAGGATCGTTTGCGTAATTGCATTCAGGAATTAAGACAATACCCAAAATCGATTTTGATTATTGAAGATATTCATACTTTGCTGGATAAAAATGGAGGAGATTCTGGAGTTTCGAATGTATTAAAAGGAGAATTGGCCAAAGGTTTGAACATTATTGCCACATCAACTGTTGAGGAATATTCGAAACGAATAGAGAAGGAGCAAGGCTTGGCAGGAATGTTTGAATTATTGAAATTGGAAGATGCAGATAACGATACTTTGTTTCGAATGATAAAAGAATCGATACAAGTATATCAAGAACATCATAAAATAAAGATTGACGAAGAAACCATTTCTGAATCAATTCGGTTGTCCAGACGGTATTTGAAAGAAAAAAGTTTGCCGGAATCGGCTATAAATTTGATTGATCATACCATGTCGGTTTTGAAAACTTCTGGGGAGACTTTCTTGAAAGAGAAAGAATCTTTGATGAACAAACTTCAAGTTTTGAAAACCAACGAAAAGGAATTGACAGAAGAACAATTACTGAAAGAAGCCAATTGGTTCTTGCAGGATTTGACCAAGAAAACCACTTTTTTGATGGTGGTTGACGATCATAATAGTGAAGAGTTTGAGAAGTCAAAACCGTTATTTCAGTATATTGAATCGTTGTTGCAGACACTTGAAGAAAAGGCATTGGACAAAAGAGTGCATATTGAAGCCTTTGATTTGTCTCTTGTGATTGCTCAAAAAACAGGAATTCCTGTTGGGAAATTAAAAGAAGAAGAAAAAACAAAACTCAATTTGATTGAGGAAGTATTAGGTCATCGCGTGATTGGTCAGGATCATTGTATCGCCACCGTGGCGGGTTCAATTCTGGAATCCCGATCGGGATTGAGTAAATCGGGTCAGCCCATTGCTTCTTTCTTTTTTCTAGGACCTACGGGAACTGGGAAAACGGAGTTGGCCAAAAGTTTGGCTGAGTTTCTTTTTCAAGATGAGACCGCTATTATCCGTTTTGATATGTCGGAGTTCAAGGAAGAACATTCGGCCGCATTGCTTTATGGCGCACCTCCAGGATATGTTGGTTATGAAGAAGGTGGTTTGTTGGTCAACAAAATAAGACAAAAACCATATTCGATTTTGCTTTTTGATGAGATTGAAAAAGCACATACTTCTGTTTATGATGTTTTTCTTCAAATAATGGATGAGGGAAAACTACACGATAGATTGGGAAAAGAAGGCGATTTCTCGAATGCCATTATATTGTTTACTTCGAATATTGGTGCCGATCATATAGTGGAATCGTTTAATAGAAATGAGATTCCAACATCGACTTCATTGATGGAAATTATGGGTCGTTTTTTCAGGCCTGAATTTTTGGGTAGGCTTACGGAAATTGTTCCTTTTGCACCAATCAGTAAAGACAATGCTTTGAAAATATTTGAAGTCCATCTTAAAAAAGAATTCATGGACTTGCTAAAAACCATCAATATTACGGTTGATATTCCTATGGAAGTCAAAATGCATTTGGCCGAAAGTGGTTATAATGCCAAATATGGAGCAAGACCTATTAAAAGTATTATTAGAAGTCATTTGAGAAGACCACTTGCCAAGAAAATTATTTCAGGTGAAGTTCAGGAAGGAGACAAAATGACTGTTTCTATTGAGAATGGCGAAGTGCACTGGACAAAAGAGGTGATTTTGGTAGTCTAA